The genome window TCAATATGTTTGATAATGTTTTCATGAGCAAGTTTTAATTCTTCTTCGGTTGAATTTTGTGAACTTACTGGATGAAAACCAAATGTTGGATAAATAAAACCAGGATTGTCTTTTGAAAGCTGTAATACATCAAGGTTACTGTCATTACTGTAACCTGAAACAATTACATTGTCCAATTTATCTTTAGCTCTTTTAATAACTTCATCTCTGTCGTTATCAAAATCTTCAAAGTCTATATGACAATGTGTATCCATCATATTAAGCACCAAATCTCCTGTCTCTTGCCTGATATGATCTAAGAGCTCTTAAAAAGTCAACTTTTCTAAGTTCAGGCCATAAAGTTTCACAGAAGTACAATTCAGAGTATGATGATTGCCAGAGTAAAAATCCGCTTAAACGTACTTCTCCACTGGTTCTGATAATTAAGTTAGGATCATCAAGTCCACCGGTGTAGAGGTTTTTACTTACAAGATCTTCATCTACATCATCAATAGATATTTTTCCGTCTTGTACGTCTTTAATAATCTTTTTAAATGAATCAATAATTTCTAAACGTCCATCGTATCCAATAGCTAAGTTGAGGAATCTTTTATTGTAATGAGCAGTAGCATCTTCTGCTTCTTTAATTGCTTCTTTTACATTGTCTGGGAGTAATTCAGTTCTACCCACTACTTTTACTTTCACTTCATTGTTGTGTATTTTTGGATTGCTGACTAATTTTTTAAAGTTAATAACAAATAAGTTCATTAATCCTTCTACTTCATGTTCGGGTCTGTTGAAATTCTCTGTTGAGAAAGCATAAGCGGTAATAATTTCAATTCCAAGTTCAATACTCCAATCCAATACTTTTTCTAGAATGTCCACACCTATTTCATGTCCTTTAACAACATCAATGTTTCCCTGTAGTTTTGAGAATCTCCTGTTACCATCCATAATAAAAGCAACGTGTTTTGGCATTTTTTCGGGAACTAAACCTCTTGAGATGTACCATTCATATAACCTGTAAAGTATATTTTCTGCCATTTTATCTCATCCTTATTTAAAAATTGTCTAATTCATAGGCTAATGTTAGACTGCGAACATATCCTTCAATACTTTGATCTCTACTGGTATCAATGTATATTTTATCCATTCCAAAGGTTATTGCACCATAACTTGGCCATGAATTAAGTAAAACTAATGTTCTGAAAATAATATTTCCTACTCTTCCGTTTGGAGCAACGATAACGTTACATCCATCTTTAATTGCTTTTTCAACTAATATATAGTAATTTTCAACTTCTTCATCAGTATTTTCTTTAATGAGTTCTGTTAGTTTTTCACTATCAGTAATTGATTGTGATACTTCAGGTCCTCTTCCAAAATCATCTTTTCTTCCTTCTGCAAGAACAGCGATTTTTGGTGTTTTTCCAAGTCTTTTTAAAAAGTCAATACAGTTTTTAACAATATTCAATCTATCTTCAACTGTTTCACCTTCATCAATTCCAACAGGAGTTAATAAAAATTCATATTCATCTCCATTAACATATGTTGCTCTTGTGATGTTTGGATAGACTGCTTTTAATTCTTTCATGATATTTGAAGCGGGAAGTGATCCGCGAACTACACCATGAATTTTATCATCTAAAACTGCTTGTACCATATCTTTATCACGATATATTAGTTTTAAATTTGTTTTTGGGTGTTTTTCTTTAAAAATATGGCATGCCTGTATTATATTTTCATTTTCTCCAACACCAATAGCTATTGTTTTCATTGGTTTATACTTTTATTATTTCTTATATAAATTAATTTTTCTTAACTGAATATTATATCATAGTTTTGACGTTTTACTAAACTAAAAAAATTAATAATGTATAGTATTAATATTATAATTATGAACGTATCTGAAATCGTGATTGAACAGACACATCTAAGGCTTAAAACTGATATTGATAATCATAATCTTAAAAATCATATTTTTTTTCTAAGAAGAGACTTAAAAAATTATATTTTTAAAAATCCGGATTTTCAAGTATCTCTAGAACCCATTAAATGTGAAGATAATGCTCCATTAATAGTAAGAAAGATGGTTGAAGCATCTACTATTGCAGATGTTGGTCCTATGGCCTGTGTTGCAGGTACAATATCACAATTGTCTCTAGATTATTTGATTGAAAATGATTCTAAATATTCCATTGTTGAAAATGGTGGAGATATAGCTATTATTAATGATGAAACTGTTTTATGCGGCATATATTCAAATAATCCGATTTTGGGAAATAATATTGCATTTAAGTTAAAACCAAGAAAAAAACCACTTGGAATATGCACTTCGTCTGGTAAAATAGGCCATTCTATTAGTTTTGGAAAATCTGACAGTGTTAGTGTTATTTCAAAACACCCTGCTATTGCAGATGGTCTTGCAACAAGAATAGCAAATGAGATTAATGGTGATAATAGCGAACAGAAAGTTTCTAATGGTTTAGAATGTGCTGAATATTATTCGGAATTTTTTGATGGTGTATTAATAATATCACAGGAAAATGTTGGAACTGTTGGAAAATTACCAAAAATAATTGAAACTACTGAATTTGATGTTAATGTAATTTAAGTAAAAATATTGCATTTTATTCAAGTTTTTTAGTGTTTTTATATTGAATAATACTTAACTGAATATAAAGTAACGTTTTTTGGAATGCAAGATATAAATATTAGTAGTAGTAAATATTAACTCATAAATAGTTTATTGGTGATGTTTTAACTAATTTGATTTTAGTTAAAATGGGGAGATTATATGTATAAAGATGAAATGATTCAACTACATCAATTTTTAGTATATGTTTTGAAATATTTAGCAGAAGATGACCAAATTACAAATGATTGCAGTGAGTACATATCCCTAAAAATAAGTCCTCATCATATTCATAAAACAAAAGCAGAACATAAACACGCTATTTTCGTGCTTTGTAAAATTATTGCACAGGTTGTTGCTGATAAAGAAAACAACTCTATTCCAGATAATGTTCGTAATTCCCTTGGAGATTTAGTAACAAGATCTCAGGTTGAACTTAGTGCAAAATAATCTTCTTTTTTTATTTCATATTATTTTTTTATTTTTTCTAAAAAGGCAAAGTTTAATTAATTATAATTTCATATTTAATAATATTACAATTACATAGAATAAATAACGATTGTTATATAATTAACTTAGAGATGAAATTATGAAATCTTTTGAATTTTTATCAATACAACGTGAGAACAAACCTAGAAATAAAGGATTAACAATGGTTTTAGACAAAGGATTAGGTCTTGAAACCGCAGCTAGCTTAATGGATATATCTGGGGAATATGTTGATTATTTAAAATTTGGATGGGGAACATCCATTGTACACGAACAGGAAATAATCAAATCAAAAGTAGAAATGTACAAATCTCACAATATCACTCCATATACTGGAGGAACACTTTTTGAACTTGCTTATACTAAAGATAAACTTAACGAATTCTTTGAAGAAGCACATAATTTAGGTTTTGAGGCAATTGAAATCTCTGATGGATCAACAACCATCCCTCATGAAACTAAATTGGAATGTATTCAAAATGCAGTAGATAATGGTTTTGAAGTATTATCTGAAGTAGGTAAAAAAAATCCAGTTTTAGATAAAGAATTAACAATTGATGAGAGAATTTCCTACATGCAAGCTGAACTTGATGCAGGTTCCTCCCTTGTTATTGTTGAAGCACGTGAAGGTGGAAAAAACATTGGAATTTTCGATAAACAGGGAAATGCTAAAGAAGATGAAATTGATATCATTTTAGACAATGTAGACTCACAAAAGATTCTTTGGGAAGCACCAAACAAAGATCAACAAGTATTTTTCATTTTAAAACTTGGAAATGCAGTTAATTTAGGTAATATTTCTAGTGAAGATATTACATCTCTTGAAACCTTAAGAAGAGGATTAAGAGGAGATACTTTCGGAAAATTATAAAAGGGATGCATATAATTGACTAATAACAGAACAATTGATGAAATCAATAATAAAATAGCTAATGGTGAAGCTAATATCTACACCGCAGAGGAATTTAAAAAACTCATCAAAAAGGACGAAACACCTAGTTTTGATGAAGTTGATGTAGTTACCTGTGGTACATGTGGAGTAATGAGTGGAACTGCAGCTATACTAAACTTTGTTGTATCTGGACCTGGAGAATTCATAAGAGCAAATGAAGTTTACTTAAACGGAGTTCCAGCAAATGCAGGGCCTTGTCCTAATGAATGGTTAGGATCCGTTGATGCAATACTTCACGGAACCACCCACTCTATCCATGATAAAAATTATGGTGGGGGATTCTTATTAAAAGATATTCTTGAAGGAAAAGAGATTGATGTAAGAGTTGAAAGTGCAGACGGTAAAACAATCAAAAACACAATAACAAAAGAAGATATAATAAGAGCACAAATAATCGGTACTCGTATGGCATTTAAAAACTACACTGCATTTACCAACCCTAATAAAGAAGCAATATCCTCAATCTTTGCTGCAACTCCTCTTGAAGGAGACTTAAAAGGATTAACATTTTCAGGATGTGGTGACTTAAATCCACTTCAAAATGATGTTTCTCAAAATGTAATAAAAGAAGGAACTAAAATTCTTTTAAACGGAGCACAGGGTTATGTACTTGGTAACGGAACAAGATCAAGTGCTGAAAAACCAAACCTTATGTTAACAGCAGATTTAACACAAATGGATCCATATTATATTGGTGGTTTTAAAACTGGACAAGGTGGAGAAGTCTATGATACAGTAGCTATCCCAATACCTGTATTAAATGAAGAAATTTACAATAATCTTTTAATCACTGATGATAAGGTTAATATCCCTGTTTCTGATATTAAAGGACGTCATTTACCACTTACTCAAACTAACTATGCTGAATTGTGGGGAGAATATAGCTTAAGACCACAATATGACAGAACTGAATGTTCTAAATGTGATTCATGTATTGTAGAAGAAATCTGTCCTACAAATGCATTTGAAAATGAAAGATTGGATTTAGCTCACTGTTTCGGTTGTGGAATGTGTGCTAACTACTGTCGCCACGATGCATTTGATATGCAAACAGGTAGTGTTGATTTAACAATAAATGATAATGATGTAAATATTCCAATTATATGTAGACAATCCGATAGATTAAGAGGAAATAAATTAGCATTAAAATTAAAGAAAATGATTCAAAATCAAGAGTTTAAATTGTAGGTGTTTATTATGCAAAAAATTACAGACTCTCCCATTGATTTTGCAGAAAAAATCATTGAAGATGTAAAAAACTCAAAAGAGGATGGAGTTTTAAAATGTGTTCAATGTGGTATGTGTACATCAACATGCCCAGCAGCAATGCATTCTGACTATAATCCTCGTGACATAATCGAGAGAGTATTAGAAGGAGA of Methanobacteriaceae archaeon contains these proteins:
- the uppS gene encoding polyprenyl diphosphate synthase, which produces MAENILYRLYEWYISRGLVPEKMPKHVAFIMDGNRRFSKLQGNIDVVKGHEIGVDILEKVLDWSIELGIEIITAYAFSTENFNRPEHEVEGLMNLFVINFKKLVSNPKIHNNEVKVKVVGRTELLPDNVKEAIKEAEDATAHYNKRFLNLAIGYDGRLEIIDSFKKIIKDVQDGKISIDDVDEDLVSKNLYTGGLDDPNLIIRTSGEVRLSGFLLWQSSYSELYFCETLWPELRKVDFLRALRSYQARDRRFGA
- a CDS encoding UPF0280 family protein; amino-acid sequence: MNVSEIVIEQTHLRLKTDIDNHNLKNHIFFLRRDLKNYIFKNPDFQVSLEPIKCEDNAPLIVRKMVEASTIADVGPMACVAGTISQLSLDYLIENDSKYSIVENGGDIAIINDETVLCGIYSNNPILGNNIAFKLKPRKKPLGICTSSGKIGHSISFGKSDSVSVISKHPAIADGLATRIANEINGDNSEQKVSNGLECAEYYSEFFDGVLIISQENVGTVGKLPKIIETTEFDVNVI
- the comA gene encoding phosphosulfolactate synthase; amino-acid sequence: MKSFEFLSIQRENKPRNKGLTMVLDKGLGLETAASLMDISGEYVDYLKFGWGTSIVHEQEIIKSKVEMYKSHNITPYTGGTLFELAYTKDKLNEFFEEAHNLGFEAIEISDGSTTIPHETKLECIQNAVDNGFEVLSEVGKKNPVLDKELTIDERISYMQAELDAGSSLVIVEAREGGKNIGIFDKQGNAKEDEIDIILDNVDSQKILWEAPNKDQQVFFILKLGNAVNLGNISSEDITSLETLRRGLRGDTFGKL
- a CDS encoding methanogenesis marker 16 metalloprotein; this encodes MTNNRTIDEINNKIANGEANIYTAEEFKKLIKKDETPSFDEVDVVTCGTCGVMSGTAAILNFVVSGPGEFIRANEVYLNGVPANAGPCPNEWLGSVDAILHGTTHSIHDKNYGGGFLLKDILEGKEIDVRVESADGKTIKNTITKEDIIRAQIIGTRMAFKNYTAFTNPNKEAISSIFAATPLEGDLKGLTFSGCGDLNPLQNDVSQNVIKEGTKILLNGAQGYVLGNGTRSSAEKPNLMLTADLTQMDPYYIGGFKTGQGGEVYDTVAIPIPVLNEEIYNNLLITDDKVNIPVSDIKGRHLPLTQTNYAELWGEYSLRPQYDRTECSKCDSCIVEEICPTNAFENERLDLAHCFGCGMCANYCRHDAFDMQTGSVDLTINDNDVNIPIICRQSDRLRGNKLALKLKKMIQNQEFKL
- a CDS encoding UPF0058 family protein, with amino-acid sequence MYKDEMIQLHQFLVYVLKYLAEDDQITNDCSEYISLKISPHHIHKTKAEHKHAIFVLCKIIAQVVADKENNSIPDNVRNSLGDLVTRSQVELSAK
- the mtxX gene encoding methanogenesis marker protein Mmp4/MtxX gives rise to the protein MKTIAIGVGENENIIQACHIFKEKHPKTNLKLIYRDKDMVQAVLDDKIHGVVRGSLPASNIMKELKAVYPNITRATYVNGDEYEFLLTPVGIDEGETVEDRLNIVKNCIDFLKRLGKTPKIAVLAEGRKDDFGRGPEVSQSITDSEKLTELIKENTDEEVENYYILVEKAIKDGCNVIVAPNGRVGNIIFRTLVLLNSWPSYGAITFGMDKIYIDTSRDQSIEGYVRSLTLAYELDNF